GTCGGGGCGGGCGAGCGGGCGAAGAACTAGGTTCGGGTGGTCGCGCAGGTCGGTCGTGTAGCGGGGCATGAGCGCGACGCATCCGCTCGCCTCGACGACCGAGGCCGCAACCGCGAACTCGTTGATCTGGTGCAGCACGCGAGCCTCGCGTCCGCCTATGCCCGCGATCACAGACAAGGCTTGCCGAAGTGGGAATCCCTCGTGCACGGCGACCCAGGCCTCGTCGTGGAGATCCGTGGGCTCGATCGCGGCCTTCGCGGCGAGCGGGTGATCGCGCCGGACCGCGATGTCGAGGGGCTCGTACACAAGCGGCTCCACCCGAACCGAACCCGGCCAACGCGGGCTGCCGACCATTCGGTGCGCCAGAACGAGATCATGATCGGTCGTGAGGAGTGGAAAGTCCTCCTGGGCCACGTCGAAATCACTCAGCTGAACGTCGGGGCGGTCGGGGCTTAGTGTTGCGGCGATCAGCGGTCCGAAGACGGCCAACCCCACGCTATGGAAGGCCGCCACCGATACCGCGCCCAGCTGGTCGCCCTGGAAGCGTGCCACCGCTTGTCCGGCGCGTTCGAGCGCCACTTCCACGTCGATCGCCGCCAGTGCCAGGGCGCGCCCAGCGTCAGTGAGCACCGTGCGACGACCGTCTCTGGCCGTCAGCGGAGCGGTCGAGGTGCGTTGCAGCGCACTGATCTGTTGCGATACCGACGAGGGCGTGACGTACAACGCCGCTGCCACGGCCGCGATGCTGCCGCGGTCGCCCAACTCCCGCAACGCGCGCAGCTGACCCAATTCCATAAGTTCAAACTAAAGCATTCGGCACAAAACCTCTGTCTTGTCTTGAGTCTGCGAGTCCCCGACGATGGTGACATGCCCGCCTTGCTCAGCCGATTCCGCGTCGACCTGCTCCTGCTCCTGGTCGCCGCCAGCTGGGGATCGACCTACCTCGTCGCCAAGGAACTCGTCACACCACAATCCGTCGTCGCACTCCTCGCGCTGCGGATGCTGCTGGCTGCGGCCGTCATGGCCGCAATCGTGGCCGTGCAGCGGCAACGCATCACCGCAGCCGAACTGCGCTTGGGGGTGCTGCTCGGCATGGTGTTGGCGGCAGTGTTCGTGTTCGAGACCTTCGGGATCGCCCACACGTCGGCCACGAACGCCGGGCTGATCATCAGTCTGACGATCGTGTTCACCCCGCTTCTTGAGTCGGCGGTCTCCGGTCGCCGGCTTCCCGGCCGGTTCTTCATCGCTGCCACAATCGCCGTCGTCGGCGTCGCGTTGCTGGCCGGCAACGGTGTCTTCCAGGTGCCGAGTCTTGGGGATGTGCTCATCCTCATCGCCGCGGTCATCCGCGCCGTGCACGTCACCTCGATGTTCGCCCTGTCCGGCACGAGGCCGATGAACTCGCTGCACCTCACCACCGTGCAGCTGGCCACCTGCGCGATGATCTTCTCGGCGGTCTCCCTGTTCTACGGCGACTCCATCCCGCACTTCCTGGGCCGCCTCGATCCGGGGCGCTGGGCCCTGTTCCTCTATCTCGTGCTGGCCTGCACGGTCTTCGCGTTTCTCGTGCAAACGTGGGCGGTGCGGCGCACCTCACCCTCAAGAGTGAGCCTCCTGCTCGGCACCGAGCCGATCTGGGCCGCCGTCGTGGGCATTGTGGTCGCCCGTGACGCCGTGGGCCTTGCCGGTTACCTCGGCATCGCCCTCATCCTCGCCGGCACCGCCTGGGGCCGGTCCATCGAGGAGCGGCGCCGCCGCGAGGTCATCGTGCCCGAGGCTACTCCGGTGCCGGGGTGAGGGCGGCATCGATCAGGCCGCGTATGTACTCGTAGTCCGGATCTTCCGGGTCGACGCCGTTGTCCGGGACGAGCTCAACGGTCGCCATTGGTAGAGCCTTCGTTTTGCCGGCCAGATTGGTGAAATAGCCCAACGCACCCTGCGGGATGTCGGTCTTGACGACTTGCTGGCCGGCCGCGGCGATCCCCTGGAATTTGGTGAGCACGTTCGCCGGCGTGAACTGCGTGAGAATCGCCTGCTGCAGGACACGCTGGCGGGCCATGCGGTCATAGTCATCCGTTGTGTGGCGTGACCTGCCGTACCACAGTGCTGTCCACCCATTCATATGCTGCTGGCCCGCCTCCACCCAGCCTTCGACATCGCTGAGATCCTCAAACCGACCACCGATCGGCAGCCGCTCGGCCACGTTGATGTCGACGCCCCCAAGCGCGTCGATGAGGTCAGAGAATCCCTGCATATCGATCAGCGCGTAGTACTGAATCGTGAGACCGGTGATGCCCCTGGCTGCATCGCGCATGCCCTCGATGCCTGGTTCGCTTCCCGCCGCCTCAGCGTCCGGATACATCTCCGGGCTCTTCTGATCCACCTCGGTGTAGATCGAGTTGAGCATGCAGGCGTCCACGTCACAGTGGTCCTCGTACCCATATCCGTCCGGGTAGGACGCGTGTAGCGGCGAGTCCTCAGGGAAGGGGATCGGGTTGAGATCTCGAGGCAGTCCAATAATCACGGCTTGTCCGGTATCGGCGTCGATGCTGACCACCGACATGCTGTCCGGGCGCATACCCTCTCGATCGGAGCCGGAGTCCCCACCCATGACCAGGATGTTGTAGCGCCCGTCGGCGGGCGGCTCAGACGGTGCGGTGATGAACATCGTCGAGAGGACCCCACTGGCTGTGGTGGCCACGTAGGCACCGTATCCAGACGTGCCAGCGACGGCGACCATGACCACGGTCGCCAGCCCGGCGATGTAGGGACGGGACTTGGGCCGGGCCTTCACCAGGCGCACCAGGCGCAGGGTGTCGAGGGTGAGGACCACCCACAGCACGCTGCAAAACAGGAGCCCTGCGGCGAGGATCCACAATCCGATCGAATTGGTGGCCACGGTGAACACCAGCTCAGGGTTCAGTGCGTAGAGAACTCCAGCTGACGCCAACACCAGGAAGAGGCCGAGGGTGGTGCGCAGACCGAACCGGCCCAGCCCGCGGTTTCCGGCGAGCACCTGCGCCGAGCCGGGGAGGACGATGTTGAGCACCACGAGCCACCACGCCCGCTTCGTCATCTGCGAGCGAGAACCGGCATCCGGGTGACGGAGCGGGCTACCGGTGCTCACGACTGCCACTTCTCATTCGCTGGGAGAGAGTTCACGATCCGACTATAGGAGCAAGTTGAACTCGATCCGCTGATCAAGTCTCATAAATGACGGAGCGCCGGCCTCTCGTGTGCGAGCCGGCCGGGTCGGGTGGCTCATTTTGTGTGAAGCGGTTCCTCGGCCTCGGCCTCGGCGATCAGCGTTGTGCGTGGCGCGCACCGACGTGCTCCGGTCGGAGGGTGGACCGGCGGAGCACGAGGCGGGTGGGCAGCTCGACCCGGTCGAAATGTTCGCCGCCGCGGTCCCGCAGCTCCTGCACGAGGGCCACGGCGCGCGCCGCCATCTGGCCCAGCGGTTGGTGCACGGTGGTCAGCGGTGGGGAGGCCACAGCTGACCGTGGCTCGTCGTCGAAACCCACCACGCTGATGTCGTGGGGGATGCGCAGACCGGTCCGCCGGGCCGCGGGGTAGACGGAGAGGGCCATGGCGTCGTTGCACGCGAAGATGCCCAGCGGCGTGCTGTCGGCGGCGAAGAGCTCGGCGATCGGCGCGCTGAGATCGCCGCCGCTCCATCCGAGGTCAAGGCGGGTGACCGGGGCTCCGGGCGCGTGCTCGGCGATCGCCCGGCGGAAACCCTGTTCGCGTGCCTTGCCGAACCGGAACCGCGGGGTGCCCGTGATCACGGCGAACCGGCCCAGTCCCGTGCCGGCCAGGTGTGCGCCGGCGTCGTAACCGCCCTGCTCGTCGGTGGTCCCCACGCTGGCCAGCTCGCCGCCGGGATCCGAGCGCGGGTCGAGCAACACAAGCGGGATATTGAGCCCGCGCAGTTCGGTGAGCTGCCGCCGGGTGGGCCGGATCAGGCCGAGCACCACGCCGGAAGGCCGCCGGGTGGCCACCCGCGCGGGCCAGTCGTCGGCCGGCTTGTCGCGCTCGAGGGTGAGCACGAGGTCGTAGCCGTGCTCGAACGCGCTGCGCCGGGCGCCGGCGGTGACCTCGTCCGTCCACGCGTCGTCGAAGGAGCCGAGCACCAGCTCGATCAGGCGCGGGTCCAGCGTGCTGGGCCGGCCCCGGGCCGAGGCGCGCCGGTCGTAGCCGAGCGCGGCGGCGGCTGCGAGCACCCGTTCCCGGGTGGCCCGGCCGAGATCGCCGCGGCCGGCCAGGGCCCGCGATGCCGTGGCGATGGAGACCTCCGCGCGGGCAGCGACATCGCTGAGCGTGACCTTCGCCGTGCCGACCATGTGACTCCACCCCTCCCGCCTATTTTTGCGCAAAAAGATGCCACCGGGGCGGCTCCCTGGCAGTCTCGATGAAACATAAGTTGGACGACGACGTCGAATGAGGAAACACGAATGGCTGAGAAGACTCCGTTGCGGGTGGCGTTGATCGGTACCGCGTTCATGGGCGCGGCGCACTCGCAGGCCTGGCGCACGGCGCCGCGGTTCTTCGATCTGCCCCGGGAACCCGAGCTGGCACTGCTGGTGGGCCGCTCGCCCGAGACCACCGCCGCGCGCGCCGCCACCCTCGGCTGGCAGGAATGG
This is a stretch of genomic DNA from Cryobacterium soli. It encodes these proteins:
- a CDS encoding LysR family transcriptional regulator; this encodes MELGQLRALRELGDRGSIAAVAAALYVTPSSVSQQISALQRTSTAPLTARDGRRTVLTDAGRALALAAIDVEVALERAGQAVARFQGDQLGAVSVAAFHSVGLAVFGPLIAATLSPDRPDVQLSDFDVAQEDFPLLTTDHDLVLAHRMVGSPRWPGSVRVEPLVYEPLDIAVRRDHPLAAKAAIEPTDLHDEAWVAVHEGFPLRQALSVIAGIGGREARVLHQINEFAVAASVVEASGCVALMPRYTTDLRDHPNLVLRPLARPDLGRHIDCLARPETLERANVKAVLSQIRTITEGLVR
- a CDS encoding DMT family transporter, translating into MPALLSRFRVDLLLLLVAASWGSTYLVAKELVTPQSVVALLALRMLLAAAVMAAIVAVQRQRITAAELRLGVLLGMVLAAVFVFETFGIAHTSATNAGLIISLTIVFTPLLESAVSGRRLPGRFFIAATIAVVGVALLAGNGVFQVPSLGDVLILIAAVIRAVHVTSMFALSGTRPMNSLHLTTVQLATCAMIFSAVSLFYGDSIPHFLGRLDPGRWALFLYLVLACTVFAFLVQTWAVRRTSPSRVSLLLGTEPIWAAVVGIVVARDAVGLAGYLGIALILAGTAWGRSIEERRRREVIVPEATPVPG
- a CDS encoding LCP family protein, which codes for MSTGSPLRHPDAGSRSQMTKRAWWLVVLNIVLPGSAQVLAGNRGLGRFGLRTTLGLFLVLASAGVLYALNPELVFTVATNSIGLWILAAGLLFCSVLWVVLTLDTLRLVRLVKARPKSRPYIAGLATVVMVAVAGTSGYGAYVATTASGVLSTMFITAPSEPPADGRYNILVMGGDSGSDREGMRPDSMSVVSIDADTGQAVIIGLPRDLNPIPFPEDSPLHASYPDGYGYEDHCDVDACMLNSIYTEVDQKSPEMYPDAEAAGSEPGIEGMRDAARGITGLTIQYYALIDMQGFSDLIDALGGVDINVAERLPIGGRFEDLSDVEGWVEAGQQHMNGWTALWYGRSRHTTDDYDRMARQRVLQQAILTQFTPANVLTKFQGIAAAGQQVVKTDIPQGALGYFTNLAGKTKALPMATVELVPDNGVDPEDPDYEYIRGLIDAALTPAPE
- a CDS encoding LacI family DNA-binding transcriptional regulator yields the protein MVGTAKVTLSDVAARAEVSIATASRALAGRGDLGRATRERVLAAAAALGYDRRASARGRPSTLDPRLIELVLGSFDDAWTDEVTAGARRSAFEHGYDLVLTLERDKPADDWPARVATRRPSGVVLGLIRPTRRQLTELRGLNIPLVLLDPRSDPGGELASVGTTDEQGGYDAGAHLAGTGLGRFAVITGTPRFRFGKAREQGFRRAIAEHAPGAPVTRLDLGWSGGDLSAPIAELFAADSTPLGIFACNDAMALSVYPAARRTGLRIPHDISVVGFDDEPRSAVASPPLTTVHQPLGQMAARAVALVQELRDRGGEHFDRVELPTRLVLRRSTLRPEHVGARHAQR